tatatatatatatatataatgagagGATTAAGACTTTTAATAGAAGGAAGATGAGAGATTAAAATGAGATGCTACAAGTTTACCAATATTACATATTGAGTCAGTATGTCCGTAGCTCTCTTACTAGTGTAGGTCAAGTTAAAGACATCTCCATGTAGACCGAACAAAAAACTTTCATCCTTTACCAATTACTTTACTCCGACCAGTGATGATGAAATCGAAAATTATCAGAAGTACTGATATTGCATTGGCAAAATTGGAATTAAGATCTCCATAACCAGAGTGAACATATAAGGAGGTAGTCACCCTGCCTCAAACCCTTCTTTCCAACAAACAAACCATGTAAAGAACCATTGATACAAATGAAAAAAGAAGTTGTCGAACACTCCACAATCCAATGTATCATTTTAGCATTCTCGCATACCTACATAGCACtgctatgtatttttttttatacgagATATCTGGTTAAGAATGTTGAGATGAAGTTAAGTTATTTGTTAGCATTGctatgaattttattttattttgttttggccATAGCTATTTTTCTTTGCGTTACACAAGATGTGATCACAAGGAATTCATGTAAAAACCTCATTGGCTTGCCACTCATAAGAGTCGAACCCAAGACGTAAAGGCAGGATGCCTAACTTTCATTTTGATATAAACATAATACAATCTCACTCTCACGATACATCATGATGGATAATTCTTAGatatttataattcaagtttaattaagttttaaaaaacaaactgTTTTTTTTAGAAGAGATGGATCATGTGATAATTCATATATTCCATTTATAATATTGTGCTATATTGTTAGAACCAAATAATATATCACGTCAATGTAAAGGGTGAGATAATGTAAGTATTTTAAGagataatggatatatggtgtAAATATGTAAGAAGAATAATATAGACCTTTTCAAATCTTTTATGAGTAACTATAGATAACAGGCACTACACCACTACACCGATGAATAGATTGGCAGCTACAAAATTCTGCTATTTGTTATGATCATAAGATAGCGATTTTAGATACTCAGTTAggaaaccaaaaagaaaagaaacctTTTTCGAATCAGGGCCTTCAATCTCTGTACATTGGCTGAAAATTGAGATTTCCGAATCTAATGCTCCTCATTTACTACCGCCAGTCTTCCACTTCTTGATGGGAAAGATGGTGACTTTCCGTCTGGGAGTATCTCCGGTGGGCTTCTTAGGTGGCTTCAACGGTGGTCTTTTAATTTGATCCTCATCTCTATGATCCTTAAAATCTGCCAGTGGCTTTAGCTCAAATGCACCCCTATTGAAACCTCTTGCAACCTGATATATCTATATGATTAGACAAGCCTAGTTGGTCTAATTTTTTTATAGTAAAAATTCTGTTAAAAAAACTATTTACACATTAAGTCACTTTATTCAAAACAAGACCATGACTCGAGTAATACAATCTTCAAAAATGGTCTATAAAACAGATGCACTTGGATAAAAATCTTAGGGAAACCAAACCTCACCCACACAAaatcaccttctatgacctgTTAACCTGGGCAATTTTGGCGTCAGTAATGCTTTTGTTATTGATACTGTTCTGCATTCATTGAGATGTATATAACACTCAACCGTACCTTTAGCAAAATCCATACTCTAAGAGAACTACTCAGGATTGCTAGTCTTGTCCTTTTTCCAGAGGTCAAGTAACTACCCATGTATCGGTCAGCCATTAGAACAAATTTTGGCCATGTTTCGGGCCTTCCAGGATCTGGCCTTTCCATCCGTGCCTAACACAAACCAAACCGATAATAATTCATAGGTGATAAGTTATACACTGATATGAATACAGATTCTTCAATGACATAAACAAGGAAATTGATCTTTCAACTTTCTTAAAAGATATAGACAGAAATCTAGCAGTTCCAGTTAACCATTTGAAACTATGAATTTCTTTACCATGTTCTGGCACCTTTAAAGCAGCTAATAGATCAGATTGGTATTTAAAACAGTATTTGCAGAGTATTACTCACCAGCAATCGACAAATCTCACGCTCGATTTTAGAAAATGAGGTTTCCAAAGCTTCCACTCTCCCAGTTGCTTGACAACAGGAACATGGTTCACTTATCATAAATGTCACACTAGGTCGTACCTGCCAAGAATTCATAGCATTATTATGCAACAAGAAGGTTATTTCATCTCTGATAATATAACGTATTGATTTGTAATCTTTCATATTCATGAACCAAGAAAAGATCAAAAGCTACATTCAACAGTCTAGCCAAATAAATTCATACCCTTTTTCTCGTGATCTCCATTAGCCCATGCCTAGAAAGTTCAGAGACTTTGACTAAAGAGCGGTCCCTCTCAACTGCTTTTCTAACTTCTTCATAGACCAATCTCTTATTAGCTGAAGAAAGATATTGGCAAAAATAATAGGAAGAAGCGTCACTGTAAGGTAATGTTGATGAGCATATCAAACATAGACACGGTAAAGCAAATCACACACACGCGGACTTACAATCATCCGACATATCAATGAAATCGACTACGATTATTCCACCAATATCTCTCAATCGTAATTCCCTAGCAATCTGAAGTCATAGCAATTGAAGATTAAGCATTAATATTGagacaagaaaaacaaatttcGGTTGATAAGCTTATTCGAAATAATTGCTAAAGCTAGTTTAAATTCTTTCATCACCAGCATTTTCAGCTGTtttagagagaaagaaaagacataAAATTTGATTCAAATATTGCAATTTAGAAGCACGGGGTCTTAAAGCTGCTAATTTGTCAtggttatttaattaattatacagagaaattaaaagaaattaagttCGTACGGCTCAAATCATTTTCGGGTTCCCTAAGAGGCATCCTAAAATAGCCATTTTGGGGATCACACATACTTGTTTAGCAGCTGCAAGATTGACATCAAGGATGGCTTTCTCCTGTGAAGTCCCATGACCAAGCATACACTGCCCTCCGTTAACATCAATGGAGACTAAAGCCTCGGTCTGTTCAATTACTAGATAACCACCATTGGATAATGGTACCCTACAAAACCCAATAACATGTGCTTATTTCCAACATTTTTTGCAGAAAATTAACAATGGTATTCAAATTAAGTAGATATAATAATCCTCAAAGTATATATTATAACGGCACTTTGGTTTTCCAATTTATTACTTATTCACTAATGTTATCCTTACTCCAAAAATTTTGAGCTTATAGTTACGTATTTAAGACTAACTTACAGCAATTTTCTGATAATCTTGGTTTGTCAACAAATACTATTAGATAAGCACAACATGGTGTGACCTAAACTTATGATGAGAGTCAGAGTAATAGTTACTATAAGTGCTTCTCACCTTTTACTTAGCATGTTGTTGAGTTCTTCCTCAATGTTGTACTCGTCAAAAAGAGGATTCTTTTTGTTGTATAACTCTACACGATTACAGAGATCAGGAGCTATATCCTGAAGATAATTTGTAACCTGGATGTAATACATAGAGACACGATAATTAGACTGTTAAGTAAGCGAAggataaaaaaaaccaaaaaaagagCATCATGAGGAAACTTATAAAGATAACTAGTAACCAACGAGGagttagcctagtggtaaggaaaacacttggtgaccttaaggtctcaaGTTCGATCCAGCTTGGCtcaaaaaataattcctttaacaTACCCGTTACCAGTGAAGCCTagacccacatgtgaagtttaaatacgcgggtaCGATCTTTCGGgatgcccagatcatgtggagATTAGGATAGAGGTCttgtaccggcatcatatgactcatacggggtgagtcgatgggtatccaattgtcgTACCCAggctagggttccctccattacccttttattttaaagataactAGTAGCTACTTATTATGCAAGTAGTTCCATTGTGTTTACATGGATGTTGATAATAGGAACAGAAGAGCAGCAGACAAAGGTATTCTATAGACTTCCTTCGAGAAAGATAATAGAAGAAAACTATAAAGTTATTTTGCAGCttcaatttaaacaaaaaacaaaaaaactaagCAAATATAGGAACACTTGTTTTCCTACTTTCTGCTGGCAACTCATACCTCATGATATATCCTTGGAGAATCGACCACCATTTTCTTCACCTGAAGGCAGTCCAATGAATCATTAATGCTTAATAAATGTAATCTAAGTAATCTATATTAACCAGTTAACTTCCAGTTCTACCTTGTCATTAAAATAATCCTGGACAACACAGAGTGTTTGGCCCATTGCTCTATGTAACATAGCAGGAATGGAGCCTTCCACACCTTCATCTGCTGCAAGGGCTGCAGATGTTGCTTGTTCGGTAATACCTTTCCACATTAAAAGCAAGCCATGCAGGTCCTTTTGCAGTTCTTCCACAGTATGACCAGCAGCAACGGTCCTTACAGTAAGACCAAACCCTGGAGGCTGCAAAGTCTTTGCTATGACTCGTAACCGTGTCCTCTCCACTCCAGATATTTTCTTCGAAATTCCAATTCTGTTGCAACGAGTCATTAAAACctacacacatatacattcatattttaGATGATGAAACTAACATCTTGATCACCAGGCATGCAAATGAGCATGAGTAAAGATTCTGACGTTGGCTGGGTGGAGTAACATGTTAAAACAAGGTCAAAATGAATGGATACCTTTTGGATTTGGCTCGAGTCAGGTTGGTTGACCCTCGATATCTTTTAGTTTCTTTGTTCTTAAAGTTTATAAACTACTTACTGATTTTGGTGCACTTCAATAACTATATCATTAAGATATTACTCTAACTGTTTTACATAAAGAAATTTAGAAGGTTGTGAATTTAAATACACTTTAGGTCACCTTTAACCCATTCGCCTCATTTGACACATTCCCCCTTTAGAAAAATTAACCTATTTGACCCATCGGATATAAAATCAACTCATTATGGGTCAAAACTGCCAATTCTAAGCATGAGCATACTCATAATAGGACATTAGGACATACCCAAAATCGGCTCCTTAACTTTGGATAAGCCGTTAATGTTGGGCCTTTGGTACCCAATCCTTCTTTGACAACCTGTACAATTATCTTAGTGCCTTTCTGAACATGAGCCCACTTACtttcattttttctattttccGTATCTTGGAGTTGATAATCTGTACCGCTTGAGTTTTTCATGCCGACCATGATGTCAGCCATGGTTTGATTCTGTGAATTACAAAAACTTTCAGTTGGCTGAAAGATATTCCTTTTGCCATTAATATACAACACCGGACTAACTACACTGCCATTATCATTTCCTGTTAAATCTTCTGACACGTCAAACTCATCATCTATATCATGgtcctcaaaatcatcatgcgTATTTTGATCTCCATCACTAGTATCAAtcaattcttcttcttctgatttCTGCTTCTTGTCATTAATCCTTGGATTCTCTAAAAGCTCGACAAGCAAAGAGCCATTAACTGATCTTGGCTCTCTGTGATGCGAAAATGGAGGAAATATAAATGGCTGTAGATGATTCTTTATTTCCACAAGCGAAGCTCTGGGGTTCCCGATGTTCACAAATGCACCACCCATGTGGGGAACtagttttgtgacaacacctATATATACACTATCACATTGCACATTGTTCTTTATAGGTTCCAGCAATATCTCGACCAGTTTTTCATCTTCGATTACGGCAACCCTTTGCATTGTACATAAAGATGAATTTATCAATATAACCGTATCAACAGATAGCTCCTGCATACCTACCCCCACCCTAGcatcatcatcaagaaacaAGTTTTTTGGAATTGGCTCAAGCTCGGTAAGCGTTCTCTGATTTTCCTTTTCGTCAAGAAAGAGCATGCCTGCAATCTGTGGTTGCTCATTTTTCTTGGAAACCTCAACAGAGAGCCACGGCTCCTCAACAGGATACCATCCTTCCGAAATATGTTGCGTTACGCGctcaaaacttaaaaaacttacTTCATCGTCTTCACACGTTAAACCATCTAAAGAATCTATTTCATTTGCAAAAAGAGAAAGATCAGAAGATTCTACAAGCCAGGGTTCCTCTATAGGCTGGTAACTACTGCTGAATGATCCACGGGTATCCTCAGAACCAAAATCGTCTTCGAAGTCCAGATCCCCCAATAG
The Erigeron canadensis isolate Cc75 chromosome 2, C_canadensis_v1, whole genome shotgun sequence DNA segment above includes these coding regions:
- the LOC122588748 gene encoding ribonuclease E/G-like protein, chloroplastic produces the protein MLALCETFWMFKPEVSASLHLLANNRKSRRVLLQRSLTRSCSRTPSPNFFGSWIVDTWLPGQALVSAQSRDEVKNFENEGSDFLVSKHLLGDLDFEDDFGSEDTRGSFSSSYQPIEEPWLVESSDLSLFANEIDSLDGLTCEDDEVSFLSFERVTQHISEGWYPVEEPWLSVEVSKKNEQPQIAGMLFLDEKENQRTLTELEPIPKNLFLDDDARVGVGMQELSVDTVILINSSLCTMQRVAVIEDEKLVEILLEPIKNNVQCDSVYIGVVTKLVPHMGGAFVNIGNPRASLVEIKNHLQPFIFPPFSHHREPRSVNGSLLVELLENPRINDKKQKSEEEELIDTSDGDQNTHDDFEDHDIDDEFDVSEDLTGNDNGSVVSPVLYINGKRNIFQPTESFCNSQNQTMADIMVGMKNSSGTDYQLQDTENRKNESKWAHVQKGTKIIVQVVKEGLGTKGPTLTAYPKLRSRFWVLMTRCNRIGISKKISGVERTRLRVIAKTLQPPGFGLTVRTVAAGHTVEELQKDLHGLLLMWKGITEQATSAALAADEGVEGSIPAMLHRAMGQTLCVVQDYFNDKVKKMVVDSPRIYHEVTNYLQDIAPDLCNRVELYNKKNPLFDEYNIEEELNNMLSKRVPLSNGGYLVIEQTEALVSIDVNGGQCMLGHGTSQEKAILDVNLAAAKQIARELRLRDIGGIIVVDFIDMSDDSNKRLVYEEVRKAVERDRSLVKVSELSRHGLMEITRKRVRPSVTFMISEPCSCCQATGRVEALETSFSKIEREICRLLARMERPDPGRPETWPKFVLMADRYMGSYLTSGKRTRLAILSSSLRVWILLKVARGFNRGAFELKPLADFKDHRDEDQIKRPPLKPPKKPTGDTPRRKVTIFPIKKWKTGGSK